The following are encoded in a window of Maledivibacter sp. genomic DNA:
- a CDS encoding M15 family metallopeptidase: MKRIGICLMSICLLMVTGCMEKEWIQNIVVKSVDDKSYVINMKRDILCLMMAYPEYIVGIEKDKEGNVYVGMKSGGKILYDDKRKKGTKEKLNNPDIQDMMEQIYPLTQSTHLMDESFDPGRIRVYPLLKEVYGNSSQKIQLNLDNVRIGQKNYPFNSNNKAADSLKMVMKEISSLAKNKPQIYSFVYPASGTFNYRYIAGTNRLSAHSFGIAVDLKRDKKDYWKWASREAGEKRLRSYPKEIVRVFENNNFIWGGKWGHFDILHFEYRPELILKSRYFSKKAALGKPWYHGIGSIDAVTSSYIELIDRQINTK; this comes from the coding sequence ATGAAGAGGATAGGGATATGTTTAATGAGCATATGTTTACTTATGGTTACAGGTTGTATGGAAAAAGAATGGATACAAAATATTGTTGTTAAAAGCGTTGATGATAAAAGCTACGTTATAAATATGAAAAGGGATATTTTATGTTTGATGATGGCTTATCCAGAGTATATTGTGGGTATAGAAAAGGATAAGGAGGGTAATGTATATGTGGGAATGAAATCTGGGGGGAAAATTCTTTATGATGATAAAAGGAAAAAGGGAACTAAAGAAAAACTTAATAATCCAGATATACAGGATATGATGGAGCAAATTTATCCTCTCACCCAGAGTACACACCTAATGGATGAGAGCTTTGATCCAGGACGTATTAGAGTATATCCTTTACTGAAGGAGGTTTATGGAAATTCCAGTCAGAAAATTCAATTAAATCTTGATAATGTAAGGATTGGTCAGAAGAATTATCCTTTTAATAGTAACAATAAAGCTGCGGATTCCTTAAAGATGGTTATGAAAGAGATTTCTAGCTTAGCAAAAAATAAACCACAAATTTATTCCTTTGTATATCCTGCAAGCGGAACCTTTAACTACCGATATATTGCGGGTACAAATAGATTGAGTGCCCATTCATTTGGGATAGCTGTTGATCTCAAAAGGGATAAAAAAGACTATTGGAAATGGGCATCTAGGGAAGCTGGTGAAAAAAGGCTGCGTTCCTATCCAAAGGAAATAGTTAGGGTATTTGAAAATAATAATTTTATTTGGGGAGGGAAATGGGGACATTTTGATATTCTTCACTTTGAATATAGACCGGAACTAATTCTAAAATCCAGATATTTTTCTAAAAAAGCTGCTTTAGGGAAGCCCTGGTACCATGGGATAGGTTCTATAGATGCTGTCACAAGTAGTTATATCGAGTTGATTGATAGACAAATAAATACAAAGTGA
- a CDS encoding P-II family nitrogen regulator — MTKIEIITRSNKFSELKQALNDIGVQGMTVTQVSGCGVQKGATKKYRGVPYTPELLPKIKIETVVCEVPVESVVQAAKEACHTGEIGDGKIFIYDVSNVIRIRNGDEGKIALDNER; from the coding sequence ATCACAAAAATTGAGATCATAACAAGATCCAATAAATTTAGTGAATTAAAACAAGCTTTAAATGATATCGGGGTACAGGGTATGACGGTAACTCAAGTTTCGGGATGTGGAGTTCAAAAAGGAGCCACAAAGAAATACAGAGGTGTTCCTTATACTCCCGAATTATTACCTAAGATAAAAATAGAAACAGTTGTATGTGAGGTTCCGGTTGAAAGCGTAGTTCAAGCTGCTAAAGAGGCTTGCCATACTGGAGAAATTGGAGATGGAAAAATATTTATATATGATGTATCAAATGTCATAAGAATTAGAAATGGGGATGAGGGGAAAATTGCACTGGATAATGAAAGGTAA
- the typA gene encoding translational GTPase TypA has protein sequence MMEKKKIINIAVIAHVDAGKSTLVDALLSQSGVFRENQEVVDCVMDSNDLERERGITIYSKNCSIEYNDVKINIVDTPGHADFSSEVERIIKTVDTAILLVDSSEGPMPQTRFVLKKALERGLKPILFINKIDKKDQRAEAVVDMTFDLFADLDANDEQLDFPIVYGIAKEGIAKREMDQDSDSLKPLFELLLDHVEAYDDKDDENLQLQISSLGYDDYIGRLGIGRITKGKIKSGQQVAIYKRDGNVGNGKISKMFVYEGLNRVEKSDAYSGDIVVVAGIADLSIGETICDVDKLDPLEMIEIEEPTLSMNFLVNDSPFCGKSGKYVTTRHIRARLEKELEVNVGLRVEELENSDGYKVSGRGELHLSILLENMRREGYELSVSKPEVLMRKIDGILHEPVERVIVSVPDEYSGTVISRLNLRKGLMEYMETENGYTRIEFLVPTRGLLGYRSQFINDTRGEGTLVRSFERYEPHKGEIPQRSNGVLISQIKGSTMAYSLFNLSERALMFVEPATEVYEGMIIGMNSRKEDMTVNPCKNKKLTNTRASGSDDAIKLLSPKVFTLEEALEFIEDDELVEVTPDSIRLRKKILNENDRVKAMRRIQ, from the coding sequence ATAATGGAAAAGAAAAAAATAATAAATATTGCAGTAATTGCCCATGTAGATGCAGGAAAATCTACCTTGGTTGATGCATTGCTTAGTCAAAGTGGAGTATTTAGAGAGAATCAAGAGGTAGTAGATTGTGTAATGGATAGCAATGACCTAGAGAGGGAACGTGGAATCACTATTTATTCTAAAAACTGTTCTATAGAATATAATGACGTAAAGATAAATATAGTTGATACCCCTGGCCATGCCGATTTTTCATCGGAGGTTGAGCGAATTATTAAAACAGTAGATACTGCTATTCTTTTAGTTGATTCTAGTGAAGGACCTATGCCTCAAACTAGATTTGTACTAAAAAAAGCCCTTGAAAGGGGATTAAAACCAATTCTATTTATAAATAAAATAGATAAAAAAGACCAAAGAGCAGAAGCCGTTGTAGATATGACCTTTGACCTTTTTGCTGATCTAGATGCAAATGATGAGCAGTTAGATTTTCCTATTGTATATGGAATTGCTAAGGAAGGAATAGCAAAAAGAGAAATGGATCAAGACAGTGACAGTCTTAAGCCCTTATTTGAATTGTTATTAGATCATGTTGAGGCTTATGATGACAAGGATGATGAAAATTTACAGCTTCAGATTTCTTCCCTTGGCTATGACGATTATATAGGAAGACTTGGAATAGGAAGAATAACAAAGGGTAAGATAAAATCCGGTCAGCAGGTAGCTATTTATAAAAGGGACGGTAATGTAGGAAATGGTAAAATATCTAAGATGTTTGTATATGAGGGCTTGAATAGAGTAGAGAAAAGTGATGCCTACAGCGGAGATATAGTTGTGGTAGCAGGGATAGCAGATTTATCCATAGGGGAAACAATCTGTGATGTTGATAAGTTAGATCCCCTTGAAATGATAGAGATTGAAGAGCCTACACTATCAATGAACTTTTTAGTTAATGATTCACCATTCTGCGGTAAAAGTGGAAAATATGTAACTACAAGACATATTAGAGCAAGGCTTGAGAAAGAATTAGAGGTCAATGTTGGTTTAAGAGTTGAGGAACTAGAAAATTCCGATGGATACAAGGTTTCGGGTAGAGGAGAGCTTCATCTATCAATTTTACTTGAGAACATGCGTAGAGAAGGATATGAGCTTTCTGTATCTAAACCAGAGGTATTGATGAGAAAAATAGATGGCATTTTACATGAGCCCGTTGAAAGAGTAATAGTATCTGTACCCGATGAATATTCGGGAACAGTAATATCAAGGCTAAATCTTAGAAAAGGTCTTATGGAATATATGGAAACAGAAAATGGATATACTAGAATAGAATTTTTAGTTCCTACTAGAGGCCTATTAGGGTATCGTAGTCAATTTATCAATGATACGAGGGGTGAAGGTACTCTTGTGAGATCCTTTGAAAGATATGAGCCCCATAAGGGTGAAATTCCACAAAGGAGTAATGGAGTATTGATTTCTCAAATAAAGGGCAGTACCATGGCATATTCACTATTTAACTTGAGCGAAAGAGCTTTGATGTTTGTAGAACCCGCTACAGAGGTATACGAGGGTATGATAATAGGTATGAATAGTAGAAAAGAGGATATGACCGTTAATCCATGTAAAAATAAAAAGCTTACAAATACAAGGGCTTCTGGTAGTGATGATGCAATAAAGCTTCTTTCTCCGAAGGTATTTACACTTGAAGAAGCACTTGAATTTATAGAAGACGATGAACTTGTGGAAGTAACGCCAGATTCAATAAGACTTAGGAAAAAAATATTAAATGAAAATGATAGAGTAAAAGCAATGAGAAGAATACAGTAA
- a CDS encoding ammonium transporter, translating into MDHSMAIDTIWVLIATAFVFFMQAGFAMVETGFTRAKNAGNIIMKNLMDFSIGSFIFWILGFSIMFGVDTGGFIGKLDLLSLGSFGHLELGIPKEAFLIFQTVFCATAATIVSGAMAERTKFISYLVYSFVISAIIYPIVGHWIWGGGWLAQMGFHDFAGSTVVHSLGGWAALIGAWILGPRIGKYTKEGKPNVIKGHSLTLGALGVFILWFGWFGFNPGSTLSGTDFTSIAHIFVTTNLSAAVAAFTAMIISWIRYGKPDVSMTLNGALAGLVAITAGCDMVSPLGAGIIGIIAGVVIIFSVEFIDKILKIDDPVGAVGVHGICGAVGTILVGIFAVDGGLFYGGGLQLLGVQLLGVGAVALWTIGTSFVLFKTISITIGLRVTKEEEEIGLDKEEHGTESYADFEPRSIFITTNQNA; encoded by the coding sequence ATGGATCATTCTATGGCAATCGATACGATATGGGTTTTAATAGCTACTGCTTTTGTATTCTTTATGCAGGCAGGATTTGCTATGGTGGAAACAGGATTTACAAGGGCAAAAAACGCCGGTAATATTATAATGAAAAATTTAATGGATTTTTCTATAGGGTCTTTCATCTTTTGGATTCTAGGATTTAGCATTATGTTTGGAGTTGATACAGGAGGTTTTATCGGAAAACTAGATTTACTATCCCTTGGAAGCTTTGGGCATTTAGAATTAGGTATACCCAAGGAAGCATTTTTAATTTTTCAGACGGTTTTCTGTGCTACGGCAGCAACCATAGTATCCGGTGCTATGGCCGAGAGAACCAAATTTATATCATATCTTGTTTATAGCTTTGTGATTAGTGCAATTATTTATCCTATCGTAGGACACTGGATATGGGGTGGTGGTTGGTTAGCGCAGATGGGCTTCCACGATTTTGCTGGCTCCACCGTGGTACATTCATTGGGAGGATGGGCAGCCCTTATTGGAGCATGGATACTTGGACCAAGAATAGGAAAGTATACGAAGGAAGGTAAACCCAATGTGATCAAGGGTCACAGTCTTACACTTGGGGCTTTAGGGGTGTTCATATTGTGGTTTGGTTGGTTTGGATTTAATCCCGGGTCAACATTATCCGGCACAGATTTTACGAGTATCGCACATATATTTGTAACCACAAATTTATCCGCAGCAGTTGCAGCATTTACGGCCATGATTATCTCATGGATCAGATATGGAAAACCCGATGTAAGTATGACATTAAATGGTGCATTAGCAGGTTTGGTAGCTATTACAGCCGGATGTGATATGGTTTCTCCATTAGGTGCAGGTATTATTGGTATAATAGCCGGCGTAGTCATTATATTCAGCGTGGAATTTATTGATAAGATTTTAAAAATAGATGATCCCGTTGGAGCTGTAGGTGTCCACGGTATTTGTGGTGCAGTTGGAACAATACTTGTAGGTATATTTGCTGTGGATGGAGGGCTTTTTTATGGTGGAGGTTTACAGTTATTAGGAGTTCAGCTTCTGGGAGTTGGAGCTGTAGCACTGTGGACCATAGGCACATCCTTTGTATTATTCAAGACCATAAGTATAACCATCGGATTAAGAGTGACTAAGGAAGAGGAAGAAATTGGATTAGATAAAGAAGAGCATGGAACTGAAAGCTATGCAGATTTTGAACCTAGATCCATATTTATCACCACTAATCAAAATGCATAA
- a CDS encoding DUF401 family protein encodes MVIITLIISMAVTLFLVSKKVNIGYSLMTGAVILSLLNGRSFAYILNVFLRTFSESTTITLALTIALITVLGHLMEKYLILDRMITALEQMLRSAKATILIAPAIIGTLLVTGGALMSCPVVDNLGNKLDIPNDRRASINLIFRHALYFFFPLSPTIILAAEIGDYNLLDFIKLQFPIAVAMYIFGYIFYLKKYPHPRLEKIEARQYIIAISQFTLYSSPILVSLCGVLLFDLPFYISLVFGILLSITINIYDKSKDGKYDINENVFKTIYEGVKPAMVIAIIGIMIFKNVVNDFDALFIFLNSLLNKGIPIELLIIISCAIISFPLASIQPSIAILYPMILPLAPNPHVKLLYAMFIYISGFMFYYISPLHMCQVLTLEYFDVKIKDLYRNYVYILPLTYLVMLAIYIMNIL; translated from the coding sequence ATGGTAATAATAACTTTAATTATTTCAATGGCCGTAACATTATTTTTAGTCAGCAAAAAAGTAAATATAGGTTATTCCCTAATGACAGGAGCAGTAATTCTATCCCTATTAAATGGTAGAAGCTTTGCCTATATTTTAAATGTATTTTTACGCACCTTCTCTGAATCTACAACAATAACCTTGGCTCTTACTATAGCATTAATAACAGTCCTAGGCCATCTTATGGAAAAATATTTAATCTTAGATAGAATGATTACAGCCCTAGAACAAATGCTGAGAAGTGCAAAGGCTACCATACTAATAGCACCCGCAATAATTGGAACCCTTTTGGTAACCGGTGGAGCTTTGATGTCCTGTCCTGTTGTAGATAATCTTGGAAACAAACTAGATATTCCAAATGATAGAAGGGCATCCATTAACCTTATTTTTAGACACGCACTTTACTTCTTTTTTCCCTTATCCCCAACAATCATACTGGCTGCGGAAATAGGGGATTATAATCTTTTAGATTTTATTAAACTACAGTTCCCAATCGCAGTAGCAATGTATATATTTGGGTACATTTTTTATCTTAAAAAATATCCTCATCCAAGGCTTGAAAAAATAGAAGCAAGGCAATATATTATAGCTATTAGCCAGTTTACTTTGTATTCATCGCCCATATTAGTTAGTTTATGTGGTGTTCTATTATTTGATTTACCTTTTTATATATCCCTTGTATTTGGTATTTTATTATCCATAACCATAAACATATATGATAAATCCAAGGACGGAAAATACGATATCAATGAAAATGTATTTAAAACTATATATGAGGGTGTAAAGCCAGCTATGGTAATAGCTATCATAGGAATCATGATTTTCAAAAACGTAGTAAATGATTTTGATGCGCTATTTATTTTCCTTAATAGCCTATTAAATAAAGGCATACCTATTGAGCTATTAATTATAATATCCTGTGCCATAATATCTTTTCCCTTAGCATCTATACAACCAAGTATTGCTATACTTTACCCAATGATTTTACCCCTGGCCCCAAATCCCCATGTAAAGCTTTTATATGCCATGTTTATTTATATAAGCGGATTTATGTTCTACTATATCTCTCCCCTACATATGTGCCAGGTTCTTACATTAGAATACTTTGATGTTAAAATTAAGGATTTATACAGAAATTATGTATATATATTACCATTAACCTATTTAGTAATGTTGGCCATATATATTATGAATATTTTATAG
- a CDS encoding HPr family phosphocarrier protein, with the protein MQATFSKIEEIDEFVNFVSKLKGKVYLESGEIKVNAKSIIGAMYIIKEHPDNIVVEVEDEKEKKLVLDFLMEGCHLKKY; encoded by the coding sequence ATGCAAGCAACTTTTTCAAAAATAGAAGAAATAGACGAGTTTGTCAATTTCGTATCTAAGCTTAAGGGAAAGGTCTATTTAGAATCAGGAGAAATCAAAGTAAATGCCAAATCTATCATAGGAGCTATGTATATTATTAAAGAGCATCCCGATAATATTGTTGTAGAAGTTGAAGATGAGAAAGAAAAAAAACTCGTTTTAGATTTTCTAATGGAAGGCTGTCATTTGAAAAAATACTAA
- a CDS encoding ABC transporter ATP-binding protein, whose product MITLEVKELCFDIDNKKLLKDISLEIESGTMVGLIGPNGSGKSTLLKNIYRVLKPTGGCIYIEDKRIQELTNKEVAKRMAVVSQDDIATGFDFKVIDIILMGRYAHKSLFDSNNHSDIEVALKALRRVEMEEYYDRNFLSLSGGEKQRVMIARAICQQSNILIMDEPTNHLDIKHQLNIIEYIKSLKLTTFIAIHDINIAATFCDKLIVLKDGMVRYTGYPGEIVTSSMLKEVFEVEAEIIQNPKTKRINVLYTSSY is encoded by the coding sequence ATGATTACACTTGAGGTTAAGGAGCTATGTTTTGATATAGATAATAAGAAGCTATTAAAGGACATAAGCTTAGAAATTGAATCGGGAACCATGGTTGGTTTAATAGGGCCCAATGGATCGGGTAAATCAACATTACTGAAAAATATTTATAGGGTACTTAAGCCCACAGGTGGATGTATCTATATAGAAGATAAAAGGATACAAGAGCTGACCAATAAGGAAGTAGCTAAAAGGATGGCGGTTGTGTCCCAGGATGATATAGCAACTGGATTTGATTTTAAAGTCATAGATATAATACTTATGGGAAGATATGCCCATAAATCCCTTTTTGATTCTAATAATCACTCCGATATAGAAGTGGCATTGAAGGCACTCAGGCGGGTAGAAATGGAAGAGTATTACGATAGAAATTTTTTGAGTCTATCCGGTGGAGAGAAGCAGAGGGTGATGATTGCAAGAGCCATATGCCAGCAATCCAATATATTGATTATGGATGAACCGACCAATCATTTGGATATTAAGCATCAATTGAATATCATAGAATATATTAAAAGCCTTAAATTAACCACCTTTATTGCTATACATGATATAAATATAGCAGCGACATTTTGTGATAAATTGATTGTACTAAAGGATGGGATGGTCAGATATACAGGATATCCTGGAGAGATTGTAACCAGTTCCATGCTGAAAGAAGTTTTTGAAGTGGAAGCAGAAATAATACAAAATCCTAAAACAAAAAGAATAAATGTCCTATATACATCATCATATTAA
- a CDS encoding iron ABC transporter permease gives MVADKNNIKMINEALVKSKAVFSILIITLSFLLLVSIICGIILGPVKIDISHVFKILTNHILKRDYFDQIWKRSTDTIVWQIRFPRVIMGAIAGVGLSVAGICMQTLTKNSLAGPYVLGISSGASTGAVAAIIIGALSGFGMYAVPIGAFIGAIISSCIVFTIAHTNGEFTATKLVLTGMAVSAIFSSFTNILVFSVKDEQLVKSALFWMTGSVSGIKWIQLLLPLVVVLLSACILQILSKSLNGMLLGDNIAITMGISVKKMRNILLLVTTILTGVIVSLTGVIGFVGLVIPHAARTIVGSEHSKVIPVSCFLGAILLIWADIGARLIFAPEEMPVGVITSLIGAPFFLWLLKRGSYSFGGRR, from the coding sequence ATGGTAGCTGACAAAAATAATATTAAAATGATAAATGAGGCTTTGGTGAAATCCAAAGCCGTATTTTCTATTCTAATTATTACTTTGAGCTTTCTTTTATTGGTGTCAATTATATGTGGTATTATACTTGGACCAGTGAAAATAGATATAAGTCATGTTTTTAAGATACTCACCAATCATATTTTAAAAAGGGATTACTTTGATCAAATATGGAAGCGTTCTACGGATACAATAGTATGGCAGATTAGATTTCCCAGAGTAATAATGGGAGCGATTGCCGGTGTGGGACTTTCAGTGGCAGGAATATGTATGCAGACACTGACAAAGAACTCTTTAGCAGGTCCCTATGTACTGGGGATATCTTCTGGTGCTTCTACCGGTGCAGTTGCAGCTATAATCATAGGTGCCTTGTCAGGTTTTGGTATGTATGCAGTTCCAATTGGGGCTTTTATTGGTGCTATTATAAGTTCATGTATAGTTTTTACAATCGCCCATACAAACGGAGAATTTACTGCAACTAAATTAGTATTGACAGGAATGGCAGTTTCAGCCATATTTTCATCATTTACTAATATATTAGTATTTAGTGTCAAGGATGAGCAACTTGTAAAATCTGCGTTATTTTGGATGACAGGTAGTGTTTCCGGTATAAAATGGATTCAGTTATTGCTTCCCCTTGTGGTGGTTCTTTTATCCGCTTGTATTCTTCAAATCCTTAGTAAGTCCTTAAATGGCATGCTTCTAGGAGATAATATTGCAATTACCATGGGAATTAGTGTAAAGAAAATGCGTAATATACTCCTTTTAGTCACCACTATATTAACAGGGGTTATTGTATCCCTTACAGGAGTTATAGGTTTTGTAGGATTAGTAATTCCCCATGCTGCTAGAACCATTGTTGGATCAGAACATTCAAAGGTCATACCAGTCTCCTGTTTCCTAGGTGCTATACTTCTTATTTGGGCTGATATTGGTGCCAGACTCATCTTTGCACCGGAAGAGATGCCCGTAGGTGTTATTACTTCACTTATAGGAGCCCCGTTCTTTTTATGGCTGCTTAAGCGTGGAAGCTATAGTTTTGGAGGTAGAAGATGA
- the aspS gene encoding aspartate--tRNA(Asn) ligase: MKRVFVSEIKEVGEKDVLIKGWVYKIKSFGKIAFVLLRDKTGIIQLVLDDEEMINRVKLEIAVEVEGTISINEKAPGGIELQVKRIEIIGKTYYDLLPFSINQRNINASLETQLDHRYISLRIPHKRAVFKIQEEIGEAFRSYLRSRGFSEIHTPKIIASGTEGGSEVFTVNYFDRRAFLAQSPQFYKQMMVGAGFEAVFEIGHAYRAELHNTWRHLNEYVSLDVEMGFIEDENDLMNLEEDFMKFLFEHLNRTCQGHLQMLGVQLCEIKAIPRIPLSEVQKILLEQYGKKSPIGNIDAEGEALFSKYIKEKYDSDFVFLTKYPASKRPMYTMPDDENEGMTKSFDLIYKGLEITTGGQRIHDYGMLRENMTKFGVNPDDFGFYIESFKYGMPPHGGFAIGLERLTMKILDLENIREATLLPRDMNRIMP; the protein is encoded by the coding sequence ATGAAGAGAGTATTTGTATCGGAAATTAAGGAAGTAGGAGAAAAGGATGTTTTAATAAAGGGTTGGGTATATAAAATAAAAAGCTTTGGTAAAATTGCATTTGTTCTATTAAGGGATAAAACCGGTATAATACAATTGGTTTTAGATGATGAAGAGATGATCAATCGTGTTAAACTCGAGATAGCCGTAGAAGTGGAAGGAACTATTTCAATAAATGAAAAGGCTCCAGGAGGAATAGAACTACAGGTAAAAAGAATTGAAATAATTGGTAAAACATATTATGATTTATTACCCTTTAGTATAAATCAAAGGAATATAAATGCTTCCTTAGAAACACAACTTGATCATAGATATATAAGTCTTAGAATACCCCATAAAAGGGCTGTATTTAAGATACAGGAGGAAATTGGGGAAGCCTTTAGAAGTTATCTAAGAAGTCGTGGTTTTTCTGAGATTCATACACCTAAGATTATTGCTTCTGGCACTGAAGGGGGATCGGAAGTATTTACTGTAAATTATTTTGACAGAAGAGCTTTTTTAGCACAAAGTCCTCAATTTTACAAACAGATGATGGTAGGAGCAGGATTTGAAGCTGTATTTGAAATAGGCCATGCATATAGAGCGGAGCTTCATAACACATGGAGGCATTTAAATGAATATGTGAGCTTGGATGTAGAAATGGGATTTATAGAGGATGAAAATGATTTAATGAACTTAGAAGAGGATTTTATGAAATTTCTATTTGAACACCTAAATAGAACTTGCCAAGGGCATCTACAAATGTTAGGAGTACAGCTGTGTGAGATAAAAGCAATACCTAGAATACCCTTGTCCGAGGTACAAAAAATATTACTGGAGCAATATGGGAAGAAATCGCCAATAGGTAATATAGATGCTGAAGGAGAAGCTTTATTTTCTAAGTATATTAAGGAGAAATATGATAGTGATTTTGTATTTTTGACGAAATATCCAGCTTCAAAACGACCAATGTATACAATGCCTGATGATGAAAATGAGGGAATGACAAAAAGCTTTGATTTGATTTATAAAGGGTTGGAAATAACCACTGGGGGACAAAGAATACATGATTATGGTATGCTAAGGGAAAATATGACTAAGTTTGGTGTCAATCCCGATGATTTTGGATTTTATATAGAAAGCTTTAAATACGGAATGCCACCCCATGGGGGATTTGCAATAGGCCTTGAGAGATTGACCATGAAGATTCTTGATCTAGAAAATATAAGGGAAGCTACATTATTGCCGAGAGATATGAATAGAATAATGCCTTAG
- the gatC gene encoding Asp-tRNA(Asn)/Glu-tRNA(Gln) amidotransferase subunit GatC, giving the protein MKINIEIIDHIAKLAKLKFTEKEAEKFANEFEEILTHFQNIDSEDLSDMDLDVFEEAKSVLRKDEMKNFDNKSELFQNAKQLRENYIPISKVIE; this is encoded by the coding sequence ATGAAAATCAATATTGAGATAATAGATCATATAGCAAAACTTGCAAAGCTAAAATTTACAGAAAAGGAAGCAGAAAAATTTGCAAATGAGTTTGAGGAGATTTTAACTCATTTTCAGAACATTGATAGTGAGGATTTATCAGATATGGATCTAGATGTGTTTGAGGAAGCTAAATCAGTTCTTAGAAAAGATGAAATGAAAAACTTTGATAATAAAAGTGAACTATTCCAAAATGCAAAGCAATTGAGGGAAAACTATATTCCGATTTCAAAGGTCATAGAATAG
- a CDS encoding sensor domain-containing diguanylate cyclase, translating into MEYENLSREDLLDQIKMLENRIELLQEEKDSKELLEFPWIGNLGQWHWIVEGNRVLYNEKKVTTLGYSIDEINDDIGYEFFTEKLHPEDYNYVMKNMMDHLTGVTDSYEVEYRIQRKDGSYIWYYDRGKVVKRNEEGEPLVVSGIVFDISKNKEMEMKLAELAMKDDLTGLYNRRYFLKVLNDEINRYNRNELSFSIVISDIDDFKRVNDVYGHSIGDRILIEFVDIINQNVRKSDVFARWGGEEFIFLLTNTSSEQACHFIEKIRSIVEYHQFTNDIRLTSSFGLMEYHRGMEIDELIQAVDMAMYYAKENGKNQLIKGNIRKCT; encoded by the coding sequence ATGGAATATGAGAATTTATCCAGAGAAGATTTGCTGGATCAAATAAAGATGTTAGAAAATAGAATAGAGCTTTTACAAGAAGAGAAAGACAGTAAAGAGCTTCTTGAATTTCCTTGGATTGGAAATTTAGGTCAATGGCATTGGATAGTTGAGGGTAATAGGGTTTTATATAATGAGAAAAAAGTAACAACATTAGGATATTCTATTGATGAAATCAATGATGATATTGGATATGAATTTTTTACTGAGAAATTGCATCCTGAAGATTATAACTATGTCATGAAAAATATGATGGACCATCTTACTGGAGTGACTGATTCATATGAAGTGGAATACCGCATTCAAAGGAAAGATGGAAGCTATATATGGTATTATGACCGAGGCAAGGTGGTAAAAAGAAACGAGGAGGGGGAACCATTAGTTGTTTCAGGAATTGTTTTTGATATTTCAAAAAATAAAGAAATGGAAATGAAATTAGCTGAATTAGCAATGAAAGATGACTTGACCGGTTTATATAATAGACGTTATTTTCTTAAAGTATTAAATGATGAAATCAATCGTTATAATAGAAATGAACTTTCATTTTCCATAGTTATAAGCGATATAGATGATTTTAAAAGGGTAAATGATGTATATGGACATTCTATTGGGGATAGGATTCTGATAGAATTTGTGGATATCATAAATCAGAATGTCAGAAAATCCGATGTTTTTGCAAGATGGGGTGGTGAAGAATTTATCTTCCTACTTACTAATACCTCGTCAGAACAAGCTTGTCATTTTATTGAGAAAATAAGAAGTATCGTTGAATACCATCAGTTCACAAATGATATTAGGCTAACATCCAGTTTTGGCTTAATGGAATATCATAGGGGTATGGAAATAGATGAACTTATACAGGCGGTGGATATGGCAATGTATTATGCAAAAGAAAATGGAAAAAATCAATTGATTAAGGGCAATATCAGAAAATGTACGTAA